The Phaseolus vulgaris cultivar G19833 chromosome 5, P. vulgaris v2.0, whole genome shotgun sequence genomic interval CCTGAAGCCGCTTATCACGTTGAATTCAAACGGCACGCCCATGAGCCTCGCGAACTTCTCCATCCGTTGGCCGACCTCCTTCATCACCGACCCCGCCAGCGCCACCACGGTGAGTTTGAGGTGCGGCGTCTCGTCGTTCCGCGTGGCCAACGCTTCCAGCAGAGTAGGCCACTGCGTGCAAAGCGTGTTGCTGAGATCGATGATGTGGAGCTTGGGCTCTCCCTCCAAGGCCTCCAGGATGGCGCCGTTGGAGGCCACGTGTCCGAACGTGGTCCACGGGCTGACCTCCTGGAACTTGAGAATCAACCTCCTGGCGGAGTCGAAGGAGTGACTCTTCTCGGCGACGGAGGAGAGCGTCTTGTAGCATCTCTGGCCGGAGTCGGTGGCTCTGCAGAACAAGGCTTGGAGGAAGTAAGAGGCGAGTTTCTGATCGCAGTCGCCGTAGGGGGAAGCGAGCTCGTTGAGCATCCAGAGAAGGTGGTGCGTTTTGGTGGAGTCTCGGTCTGATATTGCTTTTGCACACTCTCTGAGAAGCTTGGGTGCCCATTTTCCATCATCGTTGGGCTCGGTGGAGTCGGAAGAACGGCTGGTGGAAGTGTGGCTCTGGTTGCTGCGATGCATGGtggtgttgttgttgttatCTAATGGCGGTGGTTCATGAAGAATGTTGTTATTATGGTGGTGGTGGTTGGATTGTGGTGATGGCTTCTTTggagtggtggtggtggtgtaaGGAGTTAAGTGCATATTGATGTGGAGAAGAATGGTTGAAGTTGTTTGACTAACTATGAGATGCTAATTCCAATCTCTTTTGTGCTCAAATGGGCAACACAAAACCATATAAAGGGTCCTTTTCACAACTTGTCATAGCTTCTTCCTACTATTTTAATCACTTTCCATCTCTCTATATCTTTCTGCTAATTATAACTCATATACTCACTATATTCTTCAACTACAGCCACTTCCTTCTTTCTTGTTAACTGaatgtatatatacatatatgattaaataaaaactaattttaaaaactaaaaataattagttattatattgattaaattaaatattattttaaatactaaaaaagttattagtttttaaattactttttattatggataaatagattttaaattagtatttaattagctactgatgttttaactataaattatttaagttCTAAATTTCAATTTCGTAGCAAAAAAGTCTTGATAGTTaaatagataccaatttagaaactatttatccataataaatcaataaaattttagtctatataaaatagtatatagtttagtcaatataaaaactaatgactttttatctctaaaattagtttctatttaataattttttaaatatatatatatatatattgtttgattatttgccttttctggaaaataGTTTCTATAATTAATACATGTGTATGTGGCAgctgtgttttttcttttttgactTTGAGCAGCTGTCATTATTATGTGGTTATGTATGTATGATGATATATGTTTTCTAAGATTTAATACCCgttattacattttattttagcttaatattctttttatttgtttttattgttgGTGTTATTATCGTATAATCACATCAAGATTTTCTATTGAATAATGATGTTAATACAAAATAGTTGAGATTTTTTTTGgagaacaaaatattttataagggTTAAAAGTAAACTTTAAGCCCTTTAGTTCGATTGGAAGTAAacttattttattctaattttttatataatatttgacAATTTAATTGATTATCGTTTAAAAAAgagtcttttttttatttgatgtatggcaaattttttataaatataaaaaagtaagaaaattacaaacatTTCTAAAACAATGagatatatatattagttatgTGATAGAATATTTATCTTATATCTTATTTGagcaaaattaagaaaagaagCTTAATGATTGAAACAAATAAATCATTGATTAGgtgaacaaattaaaatatagcaagttatatttataattttaatcatgttaattccatttgtgtttGATGGGTGAAGTGATATAAACGACCACATAGTTTTCTACAGTAGAGTTTTGTAGATAatgttaaaatcattttaagaAAGAACTTGCAGattagaagaaaaacaaaacagaaattaTCTGTGGGCAACAGAAAATTGCTGCTATCAATCGCTGTTAATTCAACCTGATGATAGAAAATAACCACTGTTAGGGCAGTGGcaacataattaattaaataaaactctACTTAATTAAATGATCTGAGTATATCTATTAATGGAGGCAGCATGAGAGAAATTAACTTCAGgcaataataaaacaaatttaagaaGGGTGATAAGTAAGATTTGGTGTCACAAGAATAAGATCATTTTTAAAGATGGCGTGTTGGATCATGCAGAAATTTTCTCCTTAACTCACTTGAAGAGTTGGTATTGAATTACTTCTAAATTTTCCTCTACTTACTTctcttattctgattggtgtcttgatcaTTTGGTTTGTCTATTTTCGATTTAGCTTGTTTGTGTCGGTGTTAGTTGGATGGGGTTTGATATGTAATAGTTTGGAAGGTTTTGTGATGTCTGGTAgttctgaatttttttatataaaggttGGATCATCTCTTAAGTGGTTCTTATTTATATATCTTTTCTTACTGATAACAAAAATTGTACGAAAATAATCACAAATTTATCAGGAATTTGCATAAATTAAGATGTGGAAAGGAAGCCATCAATTCATTGACATGGTAGTGTCTAGTTTAATTCCTGAAGTTGGTTTGGAAGGGATAGAACATAAATTCcaacatataaaatatgtgGGTTAGGAATCCTCAATCACTCAATAAGGCAATCAGATCattctaaaagaaaaataacaaacaacatTTTTCTTTACTGAATGCAAACAAATAGATGATGATAAAGGATATAGATCAatactatatatatacatatacatatatatatatatataacatttttataatggtTTGTTCTTAGACATTTTAAACTCTGTTGACTTTGCTATTAATCTTAAATTGCTCATAAATATGTACATAATCCATGGCTGTCAGATTAATTGTGTCTTCTCTTattgtctctctcttttttaagaaatgttttgttttgattttttttttcatacatatatgttcttattatatatgtattgtgaattgctcactaattaacaaaattaagcATAAGAAGATGATGATAACGACATAGATGCCTGATGATGACCTTCCTCCTGCTTGAGGGTTTATGTCACCTTGTAAAGTTCAGATATCAAAAACAAGTTATTATTGCATGCATAAAAAATTACTCATCTTTTCATCGTCTTAATTCTACTCCAGAACACCAAATAAGTTATTGCTGCATAATTTTTTCTGCATAACCTTTTACTAAATATCAGAAGCCAGAAGACAGAAAAGAGGACATGTGTTGTTTCTTTATGTACTGAACTTAGATCCTTTTCAAAAGCTTCAACTGTAAACTTTAGGAGACATACAATACAATTATTATGCTTTTCAAGGAAAAATTATCACTTGTTTTAAAAAACTCCTGATGATAAAAAGTAGTCAGAACCACACATCTCATACCTATAATTTCGGGTTGAATATGTTTTTCATCACTGTAACATGAAATGAAATTTTTGGTTTTTGATTTAAACTTTAGATCATCGTTTACCTATAACTTaggtataaaaatattataatgggTATGTAAA includes:
- the LOC137835805 gene encoding protein SHORT-ROOT-like yields the protein MHLTPYTTTTTPKKPSPQSNHHHHNNNILHEPPPLDNNNNTTMHRSNQSHTSTSRSSDSTEPNDDGKWAPKLLRECAKAISDRDSTKTHHLLWMLNELASPYGDCDQKLASYFLQALFCRATDSGQRCYKTLSSVAEKSHSFDSARRLILKFQEVSPWTTFGHVASNGAILEALEGEPKLHIIDLSNTLCTQWPTLLEALATRNDETPHLKLTVVALAGSVMKEVGQRMEKFARLMGVPFEFNVISGFRDLTKEGLGVQEDEAIAVNCVGALRRVEVEERENLIRVFKSLGPKVVTVVEEEADFCSWREDLVKCLEECLRFYSLYFEMLEESFPATSNERLMLERECSRSIVRVLACCDDLEDDGGECCERRERGTQWCERLRNAFSPVGFSDDVVDDVKALLKRYQPGWSLVVSQGDDHLSGIYLTWKEEPVVWASAWKP